The following are from one region of the Hymenobacter radiodurans genome:
- a CDS encoding threonine aldolase family protein, which yields MSEPIIDLRSDTVTRPTPAMLEAMFRAPVGDDVYEEDPTVRELEATAAAQFGLEAGLFCPSGTMTNQIAIKAQTEPLAEVICEQTAHVYLWEVGGIAFHSGASTALLPGDRGRISAAQVEAAIRPANNVHYPDTRLVCLENTSNRGGGSCYSMESIQQIAEVTRRHGLSLHLDGARVYNALVATGQSAQEYGEYFDSISVCLSKGLGAPVGSVLLGSKALIQKSKRIRKVMGGGMRQAGYLAAAGLYALEHNVARLADDHRRALQLSAVLQSQPYVAEVLPVETNLLIFRLADDMSSKAFLEHLEEQGIRASSFGPQMIRFVTHLDIDDAMVTRIEAALASVPVATVSA from the coding sequence ATGTCTGAACCTATTATCGATTTGCGCTCCGACACTGTCACCCGTCCGACGCCGGCTATGCTGGAGGCCATGTTCCGCGCCCCGGTCGGCGACGATGTGTACGAAGAAGACCCAACCGTGCGGGAGCTAGAAGCAACGGCCGCTGCTCAGTTTGGCTTGGAGGCCGGCTTGTTTTGTCCTTCCGGCACCATGACCAATCAGATTGCTATTAAAGCGCAGACGGAGCCGTTAGCTGAGGTTATCTGCGAGCAGACCGCCCACGTCTATCTGTGGGAAGTGGGTGGTATTGCCTTTCACTCGGGTGCCTCTACGGCCCTGCTCCCCGGCGACCGGGGTCGCATTTCCGCGGCGCAGGTGGAAGCGGCTATTCGGCCCGCCAACAACGTGCACTACCCAGATACCCGCCTCGTGTGCCTCGAAAACACCAGTAACCGCGGCGGCGGCAGCTGCTACTCCATGGAAAGCATCCAGCAAATTGCCGAGGTGACGCGTCGTCATGGTTTGAGTTTACACTTGGATGGCGCCCGCGTTTATAACGCTTTGGTTGCCACTGGCCAATCAGCGCAGGAATACGGCGAGTACTTTGATTCTATCTCGGTGTGCTTGTCGAAGGGCTTAGGAGCACCGGTTGGCTCTGTGTTATTGGGCAGTAAAGCGTTGATTCAAAAGTCGAAGCGCATTCGGAAGGTGATGGGCGGCGGTATGCGGCAGGCGGGCTATCTGGCGGCAGCCGGATTGTACGCACTGGAGCATAACGTAGCGCGCCTAGCCGACGACCACCGTCGCGCCCTCCAGTTGAGTGCAGTTCTCCAAAGCCAGCCCTATGTAGCGGAGGTGCTGCCCGTCGAAACTAACCTGCTCATCTTCCGGCTGGCCGATGACATGTCCTCTAAAGCTTTCCTGGAGCATCTGGAAGAGCAAGGTATTCGGGCGTCATCATTTGGCCCCCAGATGATTCGCTTCGTAACCCACCTCGATATCGATGATGCTATGGTGACTCGAATAGAAGCAGCATTAGCTTCCGTGCCCGTAGCGACGGTCAGTGCTTAG
- a CDS encoding metallophosphoesterase family protein gives MKKIGLLSDTHSYLDERICHHLTGRDEIWHAGDFGTAAVAEELAEIAPLRGVYGNIDGQDVRRTQPLVQSFELEGLRVLMTHIGGYPGHYSPAARLLLAQEHPGLFISGHSHILKVMPDPKLGLLHLNPGAAGRHGFHKVRTLLLFEVLGGKIQKLQVVELGPK, from the coding sequence ATGAAGAAAATTGGCTTACTATCTGATACGCACAGCTACCTCGACGAGCGTATCTGCCATCATCTTACTGGCCGCGACGAAATATGGCACGCCGGCGACTTCGGAACTGCTGCGGTAGCGGAGGAATTGGCAGAAATCGCCCCCCTACGCGGCGTTTACGGCAACATCGATGGGCAGGATGTGCGTCGCACCCAACCGCTGGTCCAATCGTTTGAGCTAGAGGGTTTGCGCGTGCTCATGACACATATTGGTGGTTATCCGGGGCACTACAGTCCGGCCGCTCGGCTACTGCTTGCCCAAGAGCATCCTGGCTTATTTATTAGCGGTCATTCGCACATTCTCAAAGTTATGCCCGACCCGAAGCTGGGGCTACTACACTTGAATCCGGGAGCTGCTGGGAGGCATGGCTTTCATAAAGTGCGTACGCTGCTGCTATTTGAGGTACTGGGGGGCAAAATTCAAAAGTTACAAGTGGTAGAATTAGGTCCAAAATAA
- a CDS encoding NUDIX hydrolase, with product MNVFINDIPLIIKKNSEKVYKHRYDLILNAEDEFISKDLVGDVLVRDVTDVFVDRLLRLMEVKKLKKLTSLTLLARKKKRLILHLKDQFRIVKAAGGLVVKDGMVLMIYRLGKWDLPKGKLKKDEDPALGALREVEEECNVKVELGEELPSTWHSYAYNGNKILKKTNWYVMNCLDDSLIKPQAEEYIEEVRWMTPQEALAVLSESYASITLVVRHYLSEKVGTTSAEEAPAK from the coding sequence ATGAATGTGTTCATCAACGACATTCCGCTGATCATCAAGAAGAACAGCGAGAAAGTGTACAAGCACCGCTACGACCTGATTCTGAATGCGGAAGATGAATTTATCTCCAAGGATCTGGTAGGCGACGTGCTGGTACGCGACGTGACCGACGTCTTCGTCGATCGATTATTGCGGCTGATGGAGGTGAAAAAGCTGAAAAAGCTTACTTCGTTGACGCTGCTGGCCCGCAAAAAAAAGCGTCTCATTCTGCATCTTAAAGACCAGTTCCGAATCGTGAAAGCGGCCGGGGGCTTGGTGGTAAAAGATGGCATGGTGCTGATGATATATCGACTTGGTAAGTGGGATTTGCCCAAGGGCAAACTCAAAAAGGATGAAGATCCGGCTTTAGGCGCCCTGCGCGAAGTAGAGGAGGAGTGCAACGTAAAGGTTGAGCTAGGCGAAGAGTTGCCTAGCACTTGGCACTCCTACGCCTACAATGGCAATAAAATTCTGAAGAAGACGAATTGGTACGTGATGAACTGCCTCGACGATTCGCTTATTAAGCCCCAGGCCGAGGAATATATTGAGGAAGTGCGCTGGATGACGCCCCAGGAGGCGCTAGCGGTACTTTCTGAATCCTATGCTTCTATCACGTTAGTCGTGCGCCACTACCTGAGCGAAAAGGTTGGCACGACCTCTGCCGAAGAAGCTCCCGCGAAGTAG
- the coaD gene encoding pantetheine-phosphate adenylyltransferase, with translation MTTRVALFPGSFDPFTNGHLDVVRRGANLFDEVIIAIGNNSSKSRYLPVEQMVAMIEEVFRDEPRVSVRSYKGLTADFAREVGARYLLRGLRNTTDFEYENTIAQANRHLNPELETVFLITAPALAAISSTIIREVHRFGGNVDSFVPFSLPAYEAPTAS, from the coding sequence ATGACAACCCGCGTTGCCTTGTTTCCCGGCTCCTTTGACCCGTTTACCAATGGTCATCTTGATGTAGTGCGCCGGGGGGCAAATTTGTTCGACGAGGTTATTATTGCCATCGGCAACAACAGCAGTAAAAGCCGCTATCTGCCCGTAGAGCAAATGGTGGCGATGATTGAAGAGGTTTTTCGGGATGAGCCGCGTGTATCCGTGCGCTCTTACAAAGGTCTGACCGCCGACTTCGCCCGGGAAGTAGGGGCACGATACTTATTGCGCGGGCTGCGCAACACCACCGACTTTGAGTATGAGAATACCATCGCGCAGGCCAACCGCCACCTGAATCCGGAACTGGAAACCGTGTTTCTGATTACGGCGCCGGCCTTGGCGGCCATTAGCAGCACCATCATCCGGGAGGTGCATCGCTTCGGTGGCAATGTGGACAGCTTTGTGCCCTTCAGCTTGCCCGCCTACGAAGCACCTACTGCGTCCTAA
- a CDS encoding DUF3822 family protein, which translates to MSASSPTFSSSSPTSLLDLRDETFDAAQLGTYNLYLTAGPAGLRVGVADVRRNKFVVLEEYSALSATSLAGQFRTLAAQHDLVGQAGWNHVRLAVQNRHFTQLPQPLFRAGDEGRYLQLHHTFDPGHETVHHYTHPGLEMVSVFAVEKALAEWFRSVYPTGRLIHQTSALLEGVVHQSQQATPRRLYLSIGYQEVTIVAVRGKRPEFCNTFAFTTAEDLIYYTILVMQELQLNPDQDPVVLWGDLMHHSELFTILRKYIRHLKFGNRPLDLSYSYRLNEVFEYRYFELYSLHLCE; encoded by the coding sequence GTGTCCGCTTCCTCCCCTACCTTTTCCTCTTCGTCGCCTACTTCCCTGCTCGATCTGCGCGACGAGACCTTCGATGCTGCCCAACTAGGCACTTACAACCTTTACCTCACAGCGGGGCCCGCTGGCTTGCGCGTAGGCGTGGCCGATGTGCGTCGCAATAAGTTTGTAGTGTTAGAAGAGTATTCCGCACTTTCAGCCACCTCGCTGGCTGGCCAATTTCGCACCTTGGCTGCCCAGCACGATCTGGTGGGTCAGGCGGGCTGGAACCACGTTCGGTTAGCGGTGCAGAACCGTCATTTCACGCAGTTGCCTCAGCCCCTCTTCCGGGCCGGCGACGAGGGCCGTTATCTGCAGCTCCACCATACCTTTGATCCGGGCCACGAAACGGTACATCACTACACGCATCCGGGCCTAGAGATGGTAAGCGTGTTTGCAGTCGAAAAGGCTCTTGCTGAGTGGTTTCGCAGCGTATATCCGACGGGTCGCCTTATTCACCAAACCAGCGCCTTGCTCGAAGGTGTCGTACACCAGAGTCAGCAGGCCACTCCCCGCCGCCTGTACCTGAGCATTGGTTACCAGGAAGTAACGATAGTAGCCGTGCGCGGTAAGCGTCCGGAGTTTTGCAACACGTTTGCCTTCACCACTGCCGAGGACCTCATCTACTACACTATCCTGGTGATGCAGGAACTCCAGCTCAACCCTGACCAGGACCCCGTGGTGCTGTGGGGCGATTTGATGCACCACTCCGAGCTATTCACTATCCTGCGCAAATACATTCGCCACCTCAAGTTTGGCAATCGTCCGCTGGATCTGTCGTACAGCTATCGACTGAATGAAGTGTTTGAATACCGCTATTTTGAGCTGTACAGCCTGCATCTTTGCGAGTAA
- a CDS encoding NUDIX domain-containing protein: MPSESHPDLLNAYNGQVRVRVCGLLVHQGAILLTAHRGLPNTALFWSPPGGGWHFGESVKECLVREFQEETGLAITVGRFLHLHEFRSNNLQALELFFEVKPVDATAVPKLGTDPEHATDAQLLTQLAFITPRQLVAMPLPHVHPILHQIISPDDLYIPHIQFK; encoded by the coding sequence ATGCCCTCCGAATCACACCCCGACTTGCTAAACGCTTACAATGGCCAAGTGCGCGTGCGCGTTTGCGGCCTGCTCGTGCACCAAGGCGCGATACTGCTTACTGCCCACCGTGGGCTGCCCAATACTGCACTCTTTTGGTCGCCCCCGGGCGGCGGCTGGCATTTTGGCGAGTCGGTAAAGGAATGCTTGGTGCGGGAGTTTCAGGAGGAGACCGGATTAGCGATTACGGTGGGGCGTTTTCTGCACCTGCACGAGTTTCGGAGCAACAACCTGCAGGCGTTAGAGCTATTCTTTGAGGTAAAGCCCGTGGACGCCACTGCCGTACCCAAACTCGGCACCGATCCTGAGCACGCTACTGATGCGCAGCTGCTTACGCAGCTGGCATTTATTACGCCGCGGCAACTGGTGGCCATGCCCTTGCCGCATGTGCACCCCATCTTGCACCAAATCATCAGCCCCGACGACCTGTACATTCCGCATATCCAATTCAAGTAA
- a CDS encoding PaaI family thioesterase — protein sequence MPPTQNSAPSPDLVARIRQKLTRQQFMHHIGADLTLIEPGRVEAELPLELLHQQQRGFVHGGVIATMADLVAGFAGVTLIPDNYGMVTADLKVSYLNPGVGKKIVAKGWVLKAGRRLHFCEAEVWCDDVLIAKATATMAVIEPQ from the coding sequence ATGCCTCCTACGCAAAACTCCGCCCCATCGCCCGATTTGGTCGCCCGAATCCGGCAAAAGCTCACCCGCCAACAGTTTATGCACCACATCGGTGCCGACCTAACGCTCATCGAACCTGGCCGCGTCGAAGCTGAACTTCCCCTCGAACTCCTTCATCAACAGCAGCGCGGCTTCGTGCATGGCGGCGTCATCGCCACTATGGCCGATTTGGTAGCCGGTTTTGCCGGCGTTACGCTCATCCCGGACAATTATGGCATGGTAACGGCCGACCTGAAAGTGTCTTACCTAAATCCGGGCGTTGGGAAAAAAATCGTGGCTAAAGGGTGGGTGCTAAAAGCTGGCCGCCGCCTTCATTTTTGCGAGGCCGAAGTTTGGTGCGACGACGTGCTCATTGCCAAAGCCACCGCGACGATGGCGGTAATTGAACCTCAGTAG